In one window of Chryseobacterium sp. JV274 DNA:
- a CDS encoding Fur family transcriptional regulator: MDTVQKEKNIALIKDVLRNYLLEKGFRNTPERYTILEEIYNMDHHFNVDDLYLLMMQKKYHVSKATIYNTIEIFLDAGLIRKHQFGEKTLTSSSYEKSYFDKQHDHLVIYKKDSDKEIEEIIEFCDPRIQGIKEAIEEAFGVRIDSHSLYFYGTKND; encoded by the coding sequence ATGGATACAGTACAAAAAGAAAAAAATATAGCTTTGATCAAGGATGTTTTAAGAAACTACTTATTAGAAAAAGGGTTCAGAAACACACCTGAAAGATATACGATATTGGAAGAAATTTATAATATGGATCATCACTTCAACGTTGATGATCTGTATCTTCTGATGATGCAGAAAAAATATCATGTTTCCAAAGCGACGATTTACAACACTATTGAAATTTTCCTTGATGCAGGCTTGATCCGTAAGCATCAGTTCGGAGAAAAGACATTGACCTCTTCATCTTATGAGAAGTCTTATTTTGACAAGCAACATGACCACCTGGTGATCTACAAAAAAGACTCTGACAAAGAGATTGAAGAAATTATTGAATTCTGTGACCCAAGAATCCAAGGAATCAAAGAAGCCATCGAAGAAGCGTTTGGCGTAAGAATTGATTCTCATTCGCTATATTTTTATGGCACTAAGAATGACTAA